The Comamonas sp. 26 DNA window GTAGTAGTCGCAATGGGCCCAGTCAAAGTGGTGAAACTCCAGCGGCAGATTGAATTTTTGGGCCGCGGCTTCAAGGGCGCGCAGGCCCTCGGGCATGACTTCCTTACCGATGCCGTCGCCGGCGATGACTGCGATTTTTTTAGGAGTGGACATGGCGTTTCTTTGTGAAGGAGGGTATCTGTGCGTGACGTTGCAGGTCGTTGGGTCTATTTTGCAACCTGCTGCACTGAATACAATCGCATGATCGTGGTTTGATTGTTTACATATCGTGCAGAAAATGCCCTCGCCAGAAGATCTGCGCGTCTTCACCACCGTGGTGCGCAAGGCCAGCTTTGCCGAAGCGGCTGCAGCGCACAATGCCTCTGCGGCCTATGTCAGCAAGCGCATTCGGCTGCTGGAGGAAGAGCTGGGCGTCAAGCTGCTACACCGCACCACGCGGCGAGTGACGGTGACGGAGCAGGGCGAGCGCGTCTACCACTGGGCGCAGCGCATTCTGGATGAGGTCGAGCACCTGCTGCAGGAGGTGGACGTGACACGCCGCCAACCGCGCGGGCTGTTGCGCGTATCCACCAGCTTCGGCTTTGGCCGCAAGGTGGTGGCACCTGCGCTATCGCAGCTGATTGCCAAATATCCGGCGCTGCAGCTGCGACTGGAGGTGTTTGACCGCATTGTGGATGTAGCGGCTGAAGGCTTTGATCTGGATGTGCGCGTGGGCGACGAGATCGCGCCGCATCTGATTGCCCGGCATCTGGCCGACAACCACCGCGTACTGTGTGCCGCGCCTGCCTATCTGCAGCGGCGCGGCAGCCCCCGCACGATCGATGAGCTGGCGGGCCACGACTGCCTGGTCATCAAGGAGCGTGATCACCCGTTCGGTGTGTGGAAGCTGCGTGCGGGTGCGCAAGAGCGCAGTGTGAAAGTGACCGGGCCGCTATCCACCAATCATGGCGAAATGGCCGTGCAATGGGCGCGTGATGGCCACGGTATTGTGCTGCGCTCGCTCTGGGATGTGGCTGCGGACCTGCAAGCCGGGCGATTGGTGCAGTTGCTGCCCGAATGGCGGCAGGTGGCCAATATCTGGGCTGTGTACCCGACGCGGCTGGAGCGCTCGGCCAAGGTGCGCGTCTGCGTGGAGTTTCTGCAGGAATACTTTCGTGAGCAAGCGGTGCAAGTATTGAATATCACTATTAAAAAAGAAGCTGCTGGCGCTTGATATTCAAACACTTCAGATAGTTTTCTTTCTGAAATGCCTGCAATACCAGCGCAAGCAGCTTCTGATTTTGATGCGCGCTGATTATTGGCTCAATGCAGCCTTTACAGCGGCAGACACCAGGCCCATATCGGCCTTGCCAGCCAGCTGAGTCTTGACAGCGCCCATCACTTTGCCCATGTCGCCAGGGCCGGTGGCACCCAGATCAGCCACGATGGCTTGCACGGCGGCGGTGATTTCGGCTTCGGTCATGCGCTGGGGCAGGTAGACCTTGAGCACTTCCATCTCGGCCTTTTCCACATCGGCCAGATCCTGGCGGTTGGCGGATTCAAAAGCGGTGATGGAGTCCTTGCGCTGCTTGAGCAGCTTGTCGACGATGGCGATGATGGCTGCGTCGTCCAGCTCAATGCGCTCGTCCACTTCCTTTTGCTTCATCGCGGCCTGCAGCAGGCGGATGGTGCCAAGGCGAACGCTGTCCTTGGCGCGCATGGCGGTCTTCATGTCTTCGGTAATCTGGGCTTTCAAGCTCATGGCTTTCTCCTTGGTGTGGGCCATTGTGAAATCAAACGACTGCCTTGTTGCATACGCTTGATTGCGCATTGGCTTGGGAGGTCACTGCGCAGCAATCAACATTACCCGCAGTGGCCAGAAAACAAAAAACCCGCGCCTGGCGTCCCGAGCGCGGGTTTTCGGCTGTTTTACGGCCGGCTAGTCCTAATCAACGATTAGTACAGCTTCTTAGGCAGTTGCATGCTGCGAACGCGCTTGTAGTGGCGCTTCACGGCAGCAGCCTTCTTGCGCTTGCGCTCGGCTGTAGGCTTTTCGTAGAACTCACGTGCGCGCAGGTCGGTCAGCAGACCCAGCTTTTCGATAGTGCGCTTGAAGCGGCGCAGAGCAACTTCATGAGGTTCGTTTTCTTTGACGCGGATAGTAGTCATTCAATTTCCAGATATATCTGTGCCGACAGAGGGTTCCCGGGAAGATCGCGCCTGAGAGCCATGAACAGCGGTTTTCCCCGCCACTTTTTAACTAGTATGGCCGACGGGGTAATGCCAGCAAAGTCGAGCATTATAAACCAAGAGTTGAGCACTTGGCGGATTGCATAGCGATGGTGCTCGCTTTTGAGTATGTCCCGCTGTTTT harbors:
- a CDS encoding GatB/YqeY domain-containing protein, with amino-acid sequence MSLKAQITEDMKTAMRAKDSVRLGTIRLLQAAMKQKEVDERIELDDAAIIAIVDKLLKQRKDSITAFESANRQDLADVEKAEMEVLKVYLPQRMTEAEITAAVQAIVADLGATGPGDMGKVMGAVKTQLAGKADMGLVSAAVKAALSQ
- the rpsU gene encoding 30S ribosomal protein S21, coding for MTTIRVKENEPHEVALRRFKRTIEKLGLLTDLRAREFYEKPTAERKRKKAAAVKRHYKRVRSMQLPKKLY
- a CDS encoding LysR substrate-binding domain-containing protein codes for the protein MPSPEDLRVFTTVVRKASFAEAAAAHNASAAYVSKRIRLLEEELGVKLLHRTTRRVTVTEQGERVYHWAQRILDEVEHLLQEVDVTRRQPRGLLRVSTSFGFGRKVVAPALSQLIAKYPALQLRLEVFDRIVDVAAEGFDLDVRVGDEIAPHLIARHLADNHRVLCAAPAYLQRRGSPRTIDELAGHDCLVIKERDHPFGVWKLRAGAQERSVKVTGPLSTNHGEMAVQWARDGHGIVLRSLWDVAADLQAGRLVQLLPEWRQVANIWAVYPTRLERSAKVRVCVEFLQEYFREQAVQVLNITIKKEAAGA